In Saccharomyces eubayanus strain FM1318 chromosome XIV, whole genome shotgun sequence, the sequence CCATATTTCCAACCACCCAATAGAGCAACTCTTTCGTTTAGAATGAAAAGATTAGGGAAGTTACGTTGGAAGTAAGGTGCtacagaaaataaatcaCCTGGGAAATGACGGCGAACTTTACAGACCCAGTCAATTGGGGAGTGGAAATGATGGTAATCACCGGGGGCCAAATATATAACGGCAAAAAATAGTTCCGTATCATGAGGTTCTGAGCACGAAAATCCGTTAGAGAAGTAGCTCAGAGAAAGTTGGCTTAAAAGATGtatatttttggaaacgCTTGGTTTAAACTCTTCAACAGATTGGTCACCTTCATTTTTAATTGTGATGAGAGGTTGTTCCGTATCCCCTGCGCCCGCTAATTGAAAGTTGTTTATTCTGGCAAATTCTTTatgcttttcttcatcggaAGTCAAATCCAAGCTAGATTCACTTTTCGACATCAAAGGGTGGGAATGAGTGCCGAGGAATTCCTTGATTGAGTATGTCATACCTTTAACCTGTTCAATCTCACCCGTTTCAGAGTTGATTATACCAACTTGTAAAATCTTCCCATCACTTGGAGAGGAAATGACGTTTTCGCCTTGTGCTACCGGACGCGTATCTGGCTTTATATTACGGTAAAAGAATTCAGATAAGTTTGCGTAGTGTGTTAAATCAGGATCTTCCATTTCGTCCAGATTAACCCCgaatagaaaagaatataacCGGTAACCCCATGGCCTAACCCAGATGGGTAGAGTGAGAGAATTCACTTGGCCCCATAGCCGAGACATTGCATTCAAGGGTAAAGTAGAATAGCAGAAGAAAAGCCAGTTATTGttaaatattttgatttttcttgttcttgttcccTTCTTACTTTTTGTgtcatcctcttcatctGTTTTATCGTTCCTTGAGACCAACAGGATGGTCCCGAGGACAATGGTGAAACTAGTAAGTACAACCCATTTCATAGAAACTTGTTTCTTCCCACTGTTTGCGGCAGCTGCCTTAGCACGATCCACAATTTCACCGGAACTACGTCGTTGGTGAACGAAAAGACGTGTGGAAAACCTTCTATTCCATAGCACAGCGgttttgtttcttaatTGCATCCTTGTGGAGAACTTCACAGCAGGCATCCTCCCCATGAGGAGCGTCCTTCCTTGTGCCAAGGCGTTCTTGACTGGCATGATTGACATGATGGccttacttttttcttctcccCCAAAACAAATTCACACTCTGAACAATCAACCAACAAATCGCCAAACAAACTCTAGAACGCTATGAGTATCCTTAAGGTACTTCTTTGCGAGCCAAGTACTTTATATTCCACATGGTAGAACAAATTTTCCTCATGCTGCTTGTGCCTGCTTTTGATGTCCCTTGTCCTCGAGATCTGAAAAAACGCCCAAAAAGATGCGATTGTTACCCTGCactttatattttgattttatatAGCGTATACAGCAGCAAAATGGTCGTATACGTACTAGGTTGACGGCGTAATCATGCGGTGGAGCGTGTGACAGTTGGGATGAGCGTGGGTGCGACTGTCGTTACGTTTCCTTGAATTCATAAGGACCGGGGCGGTTTTCGCATTCGAAATCCATGTCCACGAGCTTGTCGttattttgtaaaagttCACAATGAACACGGTCGCCAGGTTTCAGCTCGCCCACGCCGGCAGGTGTGCCAGTTAATACAATATCACCTGGCTCTAGAGAAATCATGGTAGATATATGTGGCAAGATTTTGTGCAATGGGTGTAGCATGAGACCAGTCCCGCCGTCTTGTCTCAGTTCTCCATTAACGGAACACTTGATTCTGAAAATGTCTTGCAAGTTGGATTTGTAGGTTGAAAGCCTCTCGCGGGAGATTAGAGCGGATATTGGCATGAAAGTGTCAAATCCTTTGCTTATGGTCCAAGGTAATcccttcttttttgcttcCTCCTGCACGTTTCTTGCAGTAAGATCTAATGCTAGAGCCACACCACTGATAGATTCATAGACTTCTTCGGGTTTCATTTCAGCGACGTTGGACAAGTGTTTGTTTATGATCAATGCCAGCTCAATTTCATGGTGAACCTTTACTCCTCGTGGGATGAATATGGGCCCTGGATTGGACCCGTCTTCATTCAACCCATTGAAACTTGAATCCGTCGGTCTCTTGGTCTTTGCCagcgatgatgataatggGGTCACTATACTTGAAGTTGGCtttagaaaaaagaatggttGTTTGGGGGTTGTGTTATTCAGTTCTTTGATATGCGCGGCATAGTTTCGACCAATGCATATGACTTTCCTGGCTGCTTTCAAATAATTGTAACTCATGATCAATTAGGTGGTGTTACGGCAATGTAACACGAACTGAAAGTTGATCTGTTACCTGCAGAGCGTGTCTATCTACCATTTTTGGTGGATGTGCTTTTCCTTATCAGTTACCGGTGGTTATCTTTTAAAAgcgaatgaaaaaaatgagaagcTGCAGACGGATATTAGCAAAAGAGATCGAAAAATCAGTAGAGCATTCGTTTCTGAATAGGCTTGGGGTAACGGTCTTGAGATACCGAGGGTTTGTGGCAATAGATGCTTGTTCGATTTACCATGGTTGCAAAATGTTAACGTGACTACGGCGTGTGCAGTAAAAATGGCTGATATAGGCTTTTATAATTACTATAGCCTTCATTATTTCGCAGTTTTAGATCAATAGCATTGTAAAGGCCTCCAAATAATAGATAGAcctttctatatttttagTAGAGTaaataaacgaaaaaaaaaattcttgaagTTACATAAATacagaaaacaaagtaGGAGAGATAAAATAGATCTCTTTTAAAGAAGAGTTTATAGTGGAATATTTGCAATGAGAAAAGCAGacaggaaaaagaaagaatgcACGGAGATAGAGGGCAGTTGCAGAAGCCTGTCGTTATTTCGTCAATTATTGTGAGGTAGTGTGGATAATACATCATGGCCATTATTAGCATCATGAGTATCAGGGTTTGCATTTATTACCAATGTATTAGGAACTGAATAACATGAATTGATTATACTCTGCGCAGTCTGTGTAGTCTGTCCCGCATTGTTGATGATTGTGTTGCTTTTGCTGATATTTGGTACAGAGTTCAGCGGGTATTTTTTGTCCAAGATTATCGGTCTTGAGTTAATGGAGGGATATCCTGCGTTTTCATTCTTAACAGTAGTAATGTCCTTATTGAAGCTGCTCTGATCATCTTGATCTTCCATGTCGTCTCTTGGATTTTTGCCCCCTCTTTGGTAAAAATTAGTTTCGTATATAACTTGTTTCatgtttgataatattgacATGGCACTTGAAAAgtcatttcttgaaatgcTATTTTCTAGCAGTGCTAATAAAGATGTAGATGTTggcgatgatgaagacgatggGGTGGACATATTCATACTAAATTGAGAACTTGAAGCACTTGAAGGTACTATCCCGCAAAATTTCCCAACAGCATGGGTGAGATCATCATATTCCGATTCATAAAACTGTATATCACtttcgatttttttgatatattccttcttccttttcctgAATTTGGATGCAGCTACTCTATtcctttccaaaaattcctttcttttcttttcttgttcttctgtCTCATCAATTATTAcattgtttgaattttcgTTACTATCGACACCGTCTTTTGGCGCTGTCAAAGCCGTAACGGTAGAGCTCTTTCTCGATACAGAGCTCTTTCTCGGGACTTTGGAAGTTGGACTCATGCTAGacattcttcttttcctttttcgtGTCTTTGTAGTAAATAATGGATCATTATTCTCAAGTTGAGTTGTCGAATGTTCATTTTCGTTGTGATTAAGGGTAGGCTGCTCGATGCCGTTGATTACTGCTGGATTATCCATTTTCACCGCGGCTTTCGATGTGTTTGGGGAGATGTTGCTATTTCCGGCATTGGTATTAGCGGTCGCATCTGTAATAATTGTCGATGGTGTCGATTTGAATATTGGATTCGTCAAAATGCCAGCAGATGGTAGATTTAACAAAGAACTCAGTCCTGGTGTGATTGGTGTACCATTTACAGTTGGATGCATTATATTAATGTGAGCGTGGTTTTCAGTATTCCCATTGGCAGTGATACTTTTGTTGGTAGTTTTACCATTTGTAACAgtatttttgttgattgAAGGGAGGACGGGATAGTTGTATGATTGTGTGAGGATACCAGGTGTCAACCCAGTCCTTATGTTAGATTCATTAGGTGTTAATCCGGATTTGGATAAGTTTAACAAGAAACCGGGCATTTGTGAATCATTCGTAGGGAAGCCGTTACTGGTAGTGCTGGCTGTAGCATTATGGTTTCGAGGTTGGTGTATTAATGAAGAGCCTGAAGGAGATGAGCTGTTCGGGTACATGGATccagaagcagaagaagcGCTAAAGGCACTGGGATTCGAATTCGAAGTTGAGGCTGAATGTGAGTTTGGAATTGGGTTTGACGTTGAGTTTGCCTGATACAGAATAGAGGGAGAGAGAAGTAGCGGTGGCAATTTTTTGGACCCGCCTGGAGTAAGTATAGGTGGTGATATTATGGTAGGTCTCTGTTGGCTCGGTAAAAAATTTGGCGAGTCTTTTTTCGCCTCATTTGTATTACCATTACTTGGAATAATTCGGTTCCCGTTCCCCTCCGGTATGCTGTCCAAACTACGCGTGGAACGATGAGGATTTTGCGCTAACGTCGATATGGAACCGCTTCTCGAAGGGCTCTTTGGTTGAAATGGATGAGGGGCTACGCCTGGGAGTGACGcctttttggaagaagcaAAGCTTTGTTCAAAAGGATTTGGTTCCAAATCAAATGCCGAAACGGTGCTTGGTTGTCTTGAACGCTCCTCACTTGACATGACGGTTGGACTGGAGTCAGGGGGTGGGCAATATATTTGGAAtgcaataaaaaaagaacgactgaaacaaaaatcaaaaacctCAAATGGGCCtaaaaatttatcaataataaaagtCGGTAATAAAAATGGGACTTCAATAAAAGTAGAGTGCTTTTAATTAAGATAGGAAGATATTTCGAATACGAAAGGCTGCAATCCGCTCTCTATGTTAAACCCCTTTAGTTGTAAACTTTGCTTGGCTAGAATTACTCTTCAGTGTTTGGTACTGTAGCACCGGACTATTACAATTAAGCAAATACGGTAACTCGCTTATCAGCAACCAAACTCGGCTCTTCTAAAAGGGAAATGCGCAGCTCGTTCGAAGGTCAGTCAGAGTGACTGTGTCTATTCTGTCCTGCTCAGTTTATTTTCATGATTTTTCCCTTCGAttccacttttttttccctctGCGACGAAATTTGCAGGGTTATCGTTAGCGCGGTTAAGCACCAGTTGATGTCTTTGAAGGCTATCGATGAGGATGGAGAGTACAAAATGACCGAAGTGTATGCTCTAGCGGTGAAAATGAGTTGTTTTTGAGTTCACTTCTAGTTTTGTGAAGGGCTTGCTTGCCTGctctgtttctttttatatttatgttttattatacttgtttatattttggCTGACCACACCACTTTTAAAGAACTAAAGAGTGAGTCGTTAGGAAAAAGAATTGATTTGAAGATAAATAAGAACCAAACATTTATCATTAATGGAGActatatactttttttgtaatgattgtctttgtttcttttttttgtgtttATCTAGCTTGTTATGTAAAGATTTTAATTTTATAGTATTTATCACAGTCCAATGCGTAGTCATTTAGTACCAATCCAGAATTGGCCATTTTCACCGCGGTCAATCTGCTTCCTCAATTGTCTACTCAACAGCACCCCAACCTcatatttttcctttgttttaCTATCAAGGTATTCTTGAAGCTTCACCACGGCTCTTTTCAGTCTTTTACCGTCGTCCATAGACAGTGAACCCTGAGCATTCATCTTGTTCAGATAGtcaatttccttttgcAATTTGGTACATTTCATAGCCAAATAATCATGTCTTTTTTCTAGCTTGGCAGTATTACCCAACTCGGATGCTGAAGTGATAGGAGACGAAGCAGGAGTATCGTACTTGTTCAGTGAAGATTTACGGCTCCCATCCCTCGAACCAGAATTGCTACTTACCGAGATAACTCTAAATGGATTTGTCGGGCGTCGTTTCTCGAAGTTTGGTACGGGTTTTAGTTCTCGACTAGCTGAATCGGAGTCATTTGCATCGgtatcatcttctttgagATTTTTCTTGGGTATAAAGATTTTAGATTGAGAATCAAGCGGAGTGCTTCTTCCGGAAGGATTGGGGAAGTCCTCTGAGGTGTCGGTCGTTTGGTCAGCTAAATGCTTGTTCTCGTGATTGTCGTCGTTTTTGCTCCCTACAGATATAGTTTGCGGTAGTATGTTCGGGTCTCCTCCATCATTTcctgaagaaaagttatCCAATATCAACTCGGTATCTGCTGTACGGTGTCCAGCGTAGCTGATAGTTTCGCGAGTGGGAGGTTTTAGAGGTTGAGCCTCA encodes:
- the PSD1 gene encoding phosphatidylserine decarboxylase 1, giving the protein MSIMPVKNALAQGRTLLMGRMPAVKFSTRMQLRNKTAVLWNRRFSTRLFVHQRRSSGEIVDRAKAAAANSGKKQVSMKWVVLTSFTIVLGTILLVSRNDKTDEEDDTKSKKGTRTRKIKIFNNNWLFFCYSTLPLNAMSRLWGQVNSLTLPIWVRPWGYRLYSFLFGVNLDEMEDPDLTHYANLSEFFYRNIKPDTRPVAQGENVISSPSDGKILQVGIINSETGEIEQVKGMTYSIKEFLGTHSHPLMSKSESSLDLTSDEEKHKEFARINNFQLAGAGDTEQPLITIKNEGDQSVEEFKPSVSKNIHLLSQLSLSYFSNGFSCSEPHDTELFFAVIYLAPGDYHHFHSPIDWVCKVRRHFPGDLFSVAPYFQRNFPNLFILNERVALLGGWKYGFFSMTPVGATNVGSIKLNFDQEFVTNSKSDKHLEPHTCYQAIYENASKILGGMPLVKGEEMGGFELGSTVVLCFEAPTEFKFKVNVGDKVKMGQELGIIENKDSK
- the FMP41 gene encoding Fmp41p; amino-acid sequence: MSYNYLKAARKVICIGRNYAAHIKELNNTTPKQPFFFLKPTSSIVTPLSSSLAKTKRPTDSSFNGLNEDGSNPGPIFIPRGVKVHHEIELALIINKHLSNVAEMKPEEVYESISGVALALDLTARNVQEEAKKKGLPWTISKGFDTFMPISALISRERLSTYKSNLQDIFRIKCSVNGELRQDGGTGLMLHPLHKILPHISTMISLEPGDIVLTGTPAGVGELKPGDRVHCELLQNNDKLVDMDFECENRPGPYEFKET
- the SKO1 gene encoding Sko1p; its protein translation is MSSEERSRQPSTVSAFDLEPNPFEQSFASSKKASLPGVAPHPFQPKSPSRSGSISTLAQNPHRSTRSLDSIPEGNGNRIIPSNGNTNEAKKDSPNFLPSQQRPTIISPPILTPGGSKKLPPLLLSPSILYQANSTSNPIPNSHSASTSNSNPSAFSASSASGSMYPNSSSPSGSSLIHQPRNHNATASTTSNGFPTNDSQMPGFLLNLSKSGLTPNESNIRTGLTPGILTQSYNYPVLPSINKNTVTNGKTTNKSITANGNTENHAHINIMHPTVNGTPITPGLSSLLNLPSAGILTNPIFKSTPSTIITDATANTNAGNSNISPNTSKAAVKMDNPAVINGIEQPTLNHNENEHSTTQLENNDPLFTTKTRKRKRRMSSMSPTSKVPRKSSVSRKSSTVTALTAPKDGVDSNENSNNVIIDETEEQEKKRKEFLERNRVAASKFRKRKKEYIKKIESDIQFYESEYDDLTHAVGKFCGIVPSSASSSQFSMNMSTPSSSSSPTSTSLLALLENSISRNDFSSAMSILSNMKQVIYETNFYQRGGKNPRDDMEDQDDQSSFNKDITTVKNENAGYPSINSRPIILDKKYPLNSVPNISKSNTIINNAGQTTQTAQSIINSCYSVPNTLVINANPDTHDANNGHDVLSTLPHNN
- the BNI5 gene encoding Bni5p translates to MGLDQDKIKKRLSQIEIDINQMNQMIDENLQLVEPTENEAAKEIPEVGEATEAAFPSSNEEFSNTREDAVQPEAGNESPKEHIFSDNEKKKSMETEPEQLEPQVAVVQEIQVNHTAIVIGDSYNAFVAKSAKNAESNDSDTEVKAYDTENVNQSGVDNETAKSDDDEWEDEKSDAEDKCTGKEEVEKIEAQPLKPPTRETISYAGHRTADTELILDNFSSGNDGGDPNILPQTISVGSKNDDNHENKHLADQTTDTSEDFPNPSGRSTPLDSQSKIFIPKKNLKEDDTDANDSDSASRELKPVPNFEKRRPTNPFRVISVSSNSGSRDGSRKSSLNKYDTPASSPITSASELGNTAKLEKRHDYLAMKCTKLQKEIDYLNKMNAQGSLSMDDGKRLKRAVVKLQEYLDSKTKEKYEVGVLLSRQLRKQIDRGENGQFWIGTK